ttctaccggacggcaattagaccagcattgttatatggtacggagtgttgggcagtgaaacactgccacatccataagatgtcggtggcggagatgcgtatgttgagatggatgtgtggtcacacgagaaaggaccgggtgcgtaatgaaataattaggacaaaagtaggggtcacatctattgagaataaaatgagagaaaaccgactaaggtggtttggccatgtgagacgtagagcgcttgatgcgccggttaggagaaccgaagagtggcaaagggatgtagtggtgaggggtaggggaagacctaagcaaacttggaggagggtgatcgagagtgatatgagtttattgggaattgaggaaaatatggtagtggataggacggagtggagggagcgaatctgtgtcgctgacacgacttgattttcacggttttatacgatggttcatgttagccgaccccgaatcatttcgggactaaggctttgttgttgttgttgttgtacacACGAGACTCCTTAATCACAACAAACCACAAAAAGCAAAGCCCCCAAGAACAAGATCAGCATATGTTCAATCCATTCTTTGGACAGCTCCTTAGATTATAATCTCCTGTCTGTCAAGCTTGACATTTCTCAGAAGTGATACAGTCCAACTTCTTACTAACAGGAAATACTTCTGGATATGCAAAGCATGACATAAAATGAAAATTGCCTAAAGGAATaaatttaaaaggaaaagaaaaggaggTATTCACCATGGCTCATGAAGCTTACATATCAGCAGGAAAGTTATAGAGCTAATCAGGGAACACCAAGCTGATAAACTAATATGATATATACTCCATTAAAAGACACTTGAATCAATCAATTGGATTGCAGCCTAAATCTAAGGCGACTTAGGGATTTCGCTTCCTATACAATTTGATTAACCAGGTACTTAGCAAACATCAAAATAGAATGAAATTTCAATTGCATATGCAATAATCGGAATAGACATTGAAACACAAATAAGATGATTAATGGAAGGAAAGTAAGAGCTTCAGCCTGTGATGATCCTTACAATTACGAAAGGCAACAACAATTAAGTCAATAAAATTGTATCAAAAGCAAGCAATACGTCGGATCAATATCGAAAAGAatctaggttttttttttttcttcttcatgtAAACTTATTCAGGAAAAggcaaattaaaataaaaaagacgaGAAGTGATACCCTCTCTTCGAAATCGGACTCCTCCATAGCGAGAAGCAATTCTTCGCTGTGGGGTTGAGGCCATTGAGAGGGAAGCAGATAGGAGGTGGGAATAGTCCTGGCCGACCAAGGGTACTGAGTCATGAAAGCCGGGAACTGTAACATTTTGATTTTGCTCTCCACACTCTCTTTTTGCTGTTCTATGCGTTTCTGGATTAAACTTCAATTTAGCTCTTAGGTCTTTGTTTAATTTCAAAATGGGATAAAGAAGGCATAATACATCCTCCAGTCACCTAATTATAAAaataggtcaaatgggaggctcatttacatatttaacccatttactcaacctactacatatctagactgattttgtgtgattttcttataataccctcaatatttacgcgcgtctcccTCCCTctcgtctgacttcgcagattcgatattatgcgaagcctgcgaagctaatgtttggtttacttgatgaatttaattagcatatgcgaaacctgtatgtgttttgaagctaattcgcgaagtgatatataacaaaaaatgtcaaacaacaacggattctaacattaaaatcataacattatcaaattttacaacaagattgccacaataaactcctaacaaatcacttcataataCATAGACTCTTATTCACTAAGATTGCcataataaactcctaacaaatcacttcataataCATAGGCTACTATTCACTAAGATTGctacaataaactcctaacaaatcacttcattatacataggCTCTTATTCACCACCGATGGATGGATGTCTCACGACACATAGACTCTTATTAACCACtgagggatggacgtgtcccacggtgtaGACTCCTATTCACAACCAATGGTTGGAAGTCCATGCCTTTTTGAATGGATGTCTCTATGGCACCCTAACACGCCGGCTTTCAGGAATGaatattatgtattcaaccaccttcagaaaaatttatccgtgttagtcagaaaaaaagaagatttggcttcgcgaaacgatgattcgctaagtatgcgaacATAAATATGCAAGGAAGAGGGTGATTTTACTAAGCGAAACAATGATTTCGCAACGTCCGGGAGGAGGAATGTGACGCTCTGAGTTCGCGGAGTTtgcgaggagaaatgtgacgctctgacttcgcgaaacgatgattttcgcggagtctgcgagagaaatttatcgaattaccttGCGAACTTCGCGTAATCATCGTTCGTGAAGttaaatcgataaatttctcctcGAAGACTTCGCGAAAACCGCATATGCTAAGTGGATTGGTCCGGAAAACCGCAGAAAAAacagtatatacttacatttttcgacgaagccaatatgataaactgggaaaaacgatgaaaataacgtagaatcaccatttcttcgaacgagcaggaaatggaagatgaagaaccatggcttcgttttctaggattaggaagttgcagaatcaagagatgaagagagaaagaagagaaatatattgtgatttggagaaatggtgcagatttcgtgcaatttaaaagaagataggaagatcaaaagtcttggaatcattaatggaggagctgccACCGTTTCACGCAACCAAGGAGAAGAGGGGAGTGACCGTTCACGTTTGGGGAaatgggaaggttaggggtattatgggaaagtcatacaaaatcagtctagatatgtagtaggttgagtaaatgagttaaatatgtaaatgagcctcccatttgacctagttttgtaattttctctaaATTTTATCCAAAAACTACAATTGATTTCTCAACATTAAAACATTACAACTATCCTCTTTTAAAACAAATAACTTTTTGGAACTTTAAAACATTACAACCGTGACTTTTTAAAACTTAGGGATTAATTGTAGTTTTTGGACAACTGAATGGACTATTAGAAGATAAAGAATAAATTTAACTCtcaatttagcctttgtttgggagtttggaggataatggaggtgagagttaaaggaggtaatggaaagggaatggaagtgatggaatggaaagttaaaaattaaccttgtttgagagtttataggatgtaaatgaggttaaatgtttaaccttgtttgggagtttaaatatAGAGGGGAAGgaaggttaaatttactctccagagacaagaaattttaaaaaagtttacattacttccattaacccccaatttggaggttagaggaagtaaagatttaaccccattaacctccatttactcccaaaaaataactcccaaacaaggttaacttaatacttaacattccattactcccatttactcccattaacctcctcccaaacaagggcttaAAGGAAAGTGTGATTTAATATTAACGTATGAAATGATGtaatttaaccataacgtttctaatcaagatcaattttaaccatatattatcgaaaattggaaaaaaaactaGTAGACCCAAACCTTCCAAGtatcaattatatataaaaaattatatatataaagtatttGGTGTATTATAAATATCTTAGATATAATTGGAATTTAAAAGGTTTGAAATGACAGATAAATAATCCGTAAactagttttttttctttttattataatttataatagtAATTTACAGAATAAATTAAAGGGAAATTTACAAAAATAGATCAGATGTGAGGcacatttactcaacctactacatatctagactgtttttatgACTTTCCCGTAATATCCCTAATGATTCCCAGACATATggtcctttaaattgcacgaaatctacaccatctccaaatctcaatgtatttctcttcttctctcatatcttgattcttcatcttcctatagGCTCGAAAAATGTAAGAATCTACTATTTTCTTTACATTTTCCATGAAATCACTTCACGTAGTctatgatttcgcgaagatctgcgatgTGAAAGATAATTgaaaagttcaggtaccaaTCTATTTGTTAAGACAAGTTCGGCACAAAATGATGTATCAAGCGAAGAAAGAAAGTTGATGGCTAAAAGGTATAAAAAAGAAGTATCCACGCCAAAGAGAGAAGATGACCGTCTCGAAGAAGCGAAAACGAAAGGGATTGGTTTGCTTGACTGAAATCACCAACCAACCGCTTccttttcttcttatttcttcTCTATCTGCCATGTTGATCATGTCCATGGTCTCCTATATTATCGTGTCCCTTTCTTTGCTTATCCACGTTTTGCCACTGCTTTCATTCtcactttttcttctttttagacGACGACACGAATCTTTGCTTACACCTCTTCAACCCATAAATTCCTCCTCCGTTTCTTATTTTAAACCCATTTCCAATTTTCTTCTCTGAACGATTATTTTAACTATGAGACTTTATGTCCACATTTTGGAGGCTAAAGGCTTGCCTACTACGGACTCATATGTGAAATTACAGATAGGCAAACACAAATCCAAGACTAGAATACTGAAGAACAATTCTAGCCCTGTTTGGAATGAGGAGTTCGTTTTCAGAATCCATCACACTGATTATGAATTGGTTGTGTCTGTGTTTACTCAGGATGATACTGATTTTGGCTTCTTCAGTGGCTCTGGTGATTTAATTGGTCGAATTACCATTCCTGTTTGGTCGGTTTTAGCTGAGCATAGTCAGTGCTTGCCTCCCACTTGGTTTTCCCTTGAAAAGCCCTTGACTGGAAAGTTCATTAACATGGATTGTGGTTAGTGTCTCTGTTACTTCTTTTAATCATCGATTTCTTGTTTACATTGTTTACGAATTAAATTGCTTGATGCTTTTTAGATTATACCATAGATTAGAATAGGGAATGGAACTGAAGATTAGATGAAAATGCTATTTAGgcatttacattttaattaatcGCACATAATTTTCTAGTTTAGTTGTCAATGCAAGAACGGACATTGATACTCTATGTTGTTATATAATGTGGGTATCAGGTGAGTTTTGTTAGCTCATACTAGACGAGATTGTTTGTTTTGAATATAGTTGGATTTTTAATTGATCACATAATCACATTACATTGAGCTAATTCTTTTAAACTTGAGATTAAGGTGAACATGTTTTGAATAACCTCTGGTTGGATCTGTTCTAAGTTTGGGAGTTACCTTACGCTTCTCAAGTATAACATTTGActgaatttctttaacttaaTAGAGTGaagttatgaaaataaaaattgccTAGCCATATTAGTGCTCTCCCAGTGGTTGAAGTTCATATGCAATCAATGCTTATTAGGTACTAAACTTCTATTGACATGCAAATCTTCCTTTATTTGGGTTTTAGCTGGCTCAGATCATTAGCATTTTGTCTCAGCTGAGCTTTCAAGGTTGCGGCCTTTATTTTTGCTTATAGGGTGGGAGGAAGGGATTCCTATTGAATTGTTGATTCAAGCATTATTCTTGGTTCAATTTTAGATTATGATACTTTGCTTATTCATGCAGGGAagattcttctttctctttctttacaTGGAAAAGGCCATGAGTCTTCTACCAACCACTTGATTGATACAAATTTGAATACGAAGAATGAGGGACATAAAGAATCTGAATGTTCAGTTGTGTCATCTGATGGGTTACATTGCTCTAGAGCTGCATTACCAATGACATCAGAAGGCAAGAAGCTAATGAAGACAATTGCAAGCCGTTTGGAGAAGGTTTTCCATAAAAATGAGGAAGCAGTAAGAATTGATAGTTCTTCAGAGTCGGCCTGTGCCTCCTCTGATTATGAAGATTGCACAGAGGAACATGAACATATCAGCTTTGAAGAAGCTATGGAGATCATGAATTCGAGCGATCATGTAGAAGAAATGCCAGAAAACCTCCCCGGAGGTGTTCTTCTTAATCAAATTTATGAGGTAACCCCATATAATCTAAACAAGTTCCTTTTTGCGCCAGATTCACAGTTTAGGAAAGACTTAGCAGAACTTCAGGGCACTACAGATGTGAAAGAGGAGCCTTGGACTTGGAAATCAGTTAATACAGCTTCCCTAACACGAAAAGTTACCTACACAAAAGCTGCAACAACATTAATTAAGGCTGTTAAGGCCACTGAGGAGCAGACTTATATAAAAGCAGATGGACAGCAATTCGTGATCTTCGTAAATGTTAGCACACCAGATGTTCCATACGGAGGCACATTCAACATTGAGTTGCTATACAAGATAATCCCTGGATCAGAACTGTCTTCTGGAGAAGAATCATCTCGCCTTATTATATCATGGGGTATTAACTTCCATCACAGTACTATGATGAAAAGTATTATTGAAGGAGGAGCAAGGCAGGGTCTAAAAGAGAGTTTTGATCAGTTTGCCAGCTTATTGGCTAAAAGTTTTAAGGTACTGGGTTCCACTGATTCACTAAGGAAGGAAGATGTGCTGACAACACTGAAAGCTGAACACCAGTCAGAGTGGAAATTGGCGTCTAATTATTTTTGCAACTTCACAGTTGTTTCCACTATTTTAATGCTATCATATGTCGTACTCCATATCCTATTATCTGAACCAAGCAAAGTCCAAGGCTTGGAATTCAATGGACTTGACTTGCCAGACAGTTTTGGAGAACTTCTTTCTTGTGCAATTTTGGTCGTTCAATTAGAGCGTGTCTGTAACATGGTGTCACACTTTGTACAAGCTAGTTTACAAGGAGGTAAGCATCTTCTCTGCTTATATATGGTTGTTAATAAGTTCATATCCTGTAgatcatagttgttaaaggtgcGCCTCAGTCAAGGCTCAGGGTCTTTGAGCCTTGAACCTAGAAAATGAGGCTCTGTACAAAAGGCTCTCGCCTTGTGCCCCTCGCTTGCGCCTGTGCGCCTGGCGGTTTTTACTTAggtttctatttttatttttacagttttctcTAAAGTAACTGTTtgattaatctcaaccactaGTCTAACTTAAATAAGATTAATCTTAACCCTTAAtttaaataagaatataaaGAGTCTCagtcataattaaatatataaaaaatagagaaaTATTAGGAGAGGAAGTCACGTAAAGAAAGAAGTATCCTCCACTCCAGGCAAAAACAAACTTCCACAGACACAGAGTCAGGAAGAAACAGAGTGATAatcttgatgatgatgattattaGTTTTTGTTGCGTGTGTTCTTTTTGAATGACAATGAATGGTTATTAGTTTAGTAGCATTAGTTATAGTTACATATTTTAGGTCAAGACGTTACGTATATGTTAGTGTCTCTATGAAGTATAAACTTagtgtttttgacatttatgatttagtattatgtttttatgtggttttgttttgtttgtgtggtcataagtgtttttttttttgtttatacttaactagtaaaagagtatatattttattttattttattttaggcgCCTCATGTTTCTAAGGCGCACACCTCGCCTTGCGCCTTGAGCCTAGGCTTCATGACCCCTTGGAGCCTTAGCGCAccttgcgcctttaacaactatgctaTAGATCTTGGAATTTTTGTATTGCTACAATATTATCTAATTTTCATTTGAATTTTTGTTGGCAATAGGAAGTGATCATGGCATGAAAGCCCAAGGCAATGGATGGATTCTTACTGTAGCTTTGATTGAGGGGACCAATTTAGCATCCTTGGGCTCAACAGGGCTTTCGGATCCCTATGCAGTGTTCACTTGTAATGGGAAAACAAGAACAAGCTCTGTTAAGCTCCAAACCAGCAATCCCCAATGGAATGGTAAGGTCTTTATCTTGTGGGTTTCTTTGTTTCATAGTTTCTacaattatatatgttaaaaagGCATTTTGAACAAAGCCGGAAACAACAAAGATGCATTGACCAAGAACCAACTCCAACTACTTATATTCTACAGACATACTTGAGTTTGATGCTATGGAAGAACCACCCTCAGTTCTAGATGTGGAAGTTTTCGATTTTGACGGTCCCTTTGACCAGGCCACCTCACTTGGGCATGCTGAGATCAATTTTTTGAAGCATACATCCACAGAACTGGCAGACATGTGGATCTCTCTGGAGGGGAAGCTTGCTCAGTCTTCTCAATCAAAATTACACTTGAGAATCTTTTTAGACAATAACAAAGGTGTTGAAATGATTAAAGAGTATTTGAcgaagaaggagaaggaagtCGGGAAGAAGGTGCTCATTATTTATACGTAGTTCAGCTCATTTATTCTAACAACTGGTTATTCTCCTTAACATTTTCCTTTCCCATCATTGTGCTAGTGAATGATGTGCATCCATCATTGGATCTAGAAtagtttttttctttaaaatttttaatGACAAAACATGTCTTATTGATTCTAGGGATATTTTGCAGTTGAATGTACGATCACCTCATAAGAACTCAACATTCCAGAAATTATTTGGGTTGCCACCAGAAGAGTTTCTTATCAGTGCCTTTACCTGCCAGTTGAAGAGGAAAATGCCTTTGCAGGTACTACTATGAGCTATTACATGCT
The DNA window shown above is from Euphorbia lathyris chromosome 1, ddEupLath1.1, whole genome shotgun sequence and carries:
- the LOC136229939 gene encoding C2 and GRAM domain-containing protein At5g50170 produces the protein MRLYVHILEAKGLPTTDSYVKLQIGKHKSKTRILKNNSSPVWNEEFVFRIHHTDYELVVSVFTQDDTDFGFFSGSGDLIGRITIPVWSVLAEHSQCLPPTWFSLEKPLTGKFINMDCGKILLSLSLHGKGHESSTNHLIDTNLNTKNEGHKESECSVVSSDGLHCSRAALPMTSEGKKLMKTIASRLEKVFHKNEEAVRIDSSSESACASSDYEDCTEEHEHISFEEAMEIMNSSDHVEEMPENLPGGVLLNQIYEVTPYNLNKFLFAPDSQFRKDLAELQGTTDVKEEPWTWKSVNTASLTRKVTYTKAATTLIKAVKATEEQTYIKADGQQFVIFVNVSTPDVPYGGTFNIELLYKIIPGSELSSGEESSRLIISWGINFHHSTMMKSIIEGGARQGLKESFDQFASLLAKSFKVLGSTDSLRKEDVLTTLKAEHQSEWKLASNYFCNFTVVSTILMLSYVVLHILLSEPSKVQGLEFNGLDLPDSFGELLSCAILVVQLERVCNMVSHFVQASLQGGSDHGMKAQGNGWILTVALIEGTNLASLGSTGLSDPYAVFTCNGKTRTSSVKLQTSNPQWNDILEFDAMEEPPSVLDVEVFDFDGPFDQATSLGHAEINFLKHTSTELADMWISLEGKLAQSSQSKLHLRIFLDNNKGVEMIKEYLTKKEKEVGKKLNVRSPHKNSTFQKLFGLPPEEFLISAFTCQLKRKMPLQGRLFLSARIVGFYANLFGHKTKFFFLWEDIEDIHVLPPSLSSVGSPSLVIVLRKGRGLDARHGAKAQDEEGRLRYYFQSFVSFNVASRTIMALWRTRTLTPEQRAEIADEHEQEQEETSSMLEETRSFLDVEEAKVSKVYSAELPISIKSLMELFEGGNMEHKVMEKSGCLNYATTSWESVKPDVYERHLSYRFNRHVSIFGGEVSSTQQKTPIENDGGWIINEVMVLHGVPFEDHFRVNIRYQIEQSGLAHSACKCDVYVGTRWLKSNKFQQRITRNITEKFTHRLKEMFELLEREVLFAVQHDRNV